A stretch of the Bombyx mori chromosome 12, ASM3026992v2 genome encodes the following:
- the LOC101744509 gene encoding serine protease snake, which translates to MSRVTLVSCVLLLLALGTSAADIEGSPCQRDGYNGTCVLAKHCETLILDYKEQNYPPVCGLRGKEPIVCCTDCDLVDNIENIYLSRQHSRLEKTNEKSWDACIDNALYIPDYHCKSTVSYGFHKQYNPERKCHSIVSSAWSPVGGEDAERAEFPFMALLGFGPSAEEAQWLCGGSVLSARYILTAAHCISEPRLGPLKYAALGILKRSDPPEIWQRHTLAQVIPHPDYASPSKYHDIALLKTEKQIEFNVNVVPACLYSGQISPYINKTRALALGWGYLGPRKRLADVLQKVEVSEFTAEECLKQYPPHRHLLDGFDNSTQLCFGDRDTPHDTCQGDSGGPLILHESEAGCTRAVLGVTSSGVACGDAGAGLYTRIEHYKPWIVSIVWP; encoded by the exons GCTCCCCGTGTCAGCGCGACGGCTACAACGGCACGTGCGTTCTTGCGAAGCACTGCGAGACACTCATCTTGGACTACAAGGAACAGAATTATCCACCG GTGTGCGGGCTGCGCGGCAAGGAGCCCATCGTGTGCTGCACCGACTGTGACCTCGTGGACAACATCGA aaatatATACCTCTCGCGCCAACATTCACGACTCGAAAAAACGAACGAGAAGTCTTGGGACG CTTGCATCGACAATGCTTTATACATACCAGACTACCACTGCAAAAGCACAGTTTCCTATGGCTTTCATAAACAATACAACCCCGAAAGGAAATGTCACTCAATAGTCTCCAGCGCGTGGTCTCCGGTCGGCGGTGAAGACGCTGAAAGAGCGGAGTTCCCCTTCATG GCGCTGCTGGGGTTCGGACCGAGCGCGGAGGAGGCGCAGTGGCTGTGCGGCGGGTCGGTGCTCTCCGCGCGGTACATCCTCACGGCGGCGCACTGCATCTCCGAGCCACGCCT GGGACCCTTGAAGTACGCAGCTCTCGGCATCCTGAAGCGCTCCGACCCTCCTGAGATCTGGCAGCGGCACACCCTCGCCCAGGTCATCCCGCACCCCGACTACGCCTCGCCCTCCAAGTACCACGACATCGCGCTCCTCAAGACAGAGAAACA AATAGAGTTCAACGTGAATGTGGTGCCCGCGTGTTTATACTCTGGTCAGATATCTCCCTATATTAATAAAACCCGAGCACTAGCCCTGGGGTGGGGCTATTTGGGGCCGAGGAAACGCTTGGCAGATGTGCTGCAAAAG GTTGAAGTGAGCGAGTTCACCGCCGAGGAGTGCTTGAAGCAGTATCCTCCGCACCGACACCTgctcgacgggttcgacaacaGCACGCAGCTGTGCTTCGGAGACCGCGACACACCGCACGACACTTGCCAG GGTGACAGCGGCGGTCCCTTGATCCTGCACGAGAGCGAGGCGGGCTGCACCAGGGCTGTGCTTGGCGTGACGTCATCAGGCGTGGCGTGTGGCGACGCGGGCGCCGGCCTCTACACGCGCATCGAGCACTACAAGCCTTGGATCGTGAGCATCGTCTGGCCTTGA